The nucleotide sequence ATCTATCTGGGAAGTGGTGGGAGAAATTTCTAATAACTTACCTTCTACTAATTCATAATCTTGATAAGGATAAGCATCAAATTTTATTTTTACTGGTAAACCTTTCTTTAAAGAACCGCTTTCAGTGGTTGGCATTTGTGCCCGCAAAATTAACGGGGTTTTTTGAGAAGCAATTTCAGCCACTCGGGTTCCCGGTTGTACCACTGCTCCGGCTTGTTGAATCGGTAATTGGAAGATTACGCCGCTAACAGGCGCTTTTAAAGTTCGTTGAGATAATTGAAATTGTAAGGATTGTATCTGGCTTTTACTTAGGGCGATTTCCGCTTTTAGAGAAGCCGTATCTGTATCAATATTTTTCAGTTGCTCCTCTATTTTTAACCTCGCTAATTCGTTAGAATGAATCAATGTTTGTAAGCTTCTTTGTTGTTCTTTTAGCCTTAATTCTGCTTGCTCAATATCCGATTTTGCTTGTTTAATAGATTTATGAAAAATACTTTGTTGTTCAGCTAGACGAAGTTTAGCTTGTTCCACGTCTGATTGACTTTGTTCATAGTTTCCTTGCTTTTCTTGGGCGATGTCTTCTTTTTCTACCACTTGAATCTCTGAAGCAATTCCTTCTTCCCAGGCTTCTTTATATCGTTTAATCTCTCGTTGGCTATTGGCGACCCGAATCTGAGCTAATTTATAAGCCCTTTGATTATTTTTTAGGGTAGCTTCTGCTTGATTCAGTTGTGCGATTTTCTCAGATTCGAGTAAGTTATAAGTCGTTTTCAGATTGTCTAAATTTTGCTGTGCTTGATCTATTTGAGCTTGTTTTTCCAGTTCTCCGGCTTTGTTTTGTT is from Gloeothece verrucosa PCC 7822 and encodes:
- a CDS encoding HlyD family efflux transporter periplasmic adaptor subunit, producing the protein MPNDLNGNVKVAVQIDEETINKSEPIIESVHDWSYATKELLDTLPKAWTRGLLYFLLIFVSLVLPWAIFSKIDETGTARGRIEPEEETVKLDAAVAGTVSEIRVKEGDTVKAGQVLLMLESDLVKSDLKQAQDKLEGQLNRLNQLKLLKSQLIFALSTQQQQNKAGELEKQAQIDQAQQNLDNLKTTYNLLESEKIAQLNQAEATLKNNQRAYKLAQIRVANSQREIKRYKEAWEEGIASEIQVVEKEDIAQEKQGNYEQSQSDVEQAKLRLAEQQSIFHKSIKQAKSDIEQAELRLKEQQRSLQTLIHSNELARLKIEEQLKNIDTDTASLKAEIALSKSQIQSLQFQLSQRTLKAPVSGVIFQLPIQQAGAVVQPGTRVAEIASQKTPLILRAQMPTTESGSLKKGLPVKIKFDAYPYQDYELVEGKLLEISPTTSQIDTAKGKVEVYKLEIVLAQTCVKTANQCVALRPGDTATAEVIVRQRRIIDFVLDPFKKLQKGGLKL